CACCAGCACCACCGATTTGGTATAGAGCTGAAAATCCTTGATAAAGTGAGCATTTCCCGATTCATCCACATTCACCATGCGCCAGACCATATCCATCTTTTTCAGTGCATCAGAGAAACACTTTTCAATCGCTTCTTTCGTGTACGCCTCGATTGCGCGGCAGTTTGGACACCGTTGGGTGGTCATGAAATAGTATACTACGACCACATTTGCTTTGGGGGAAAGGGGCATCGGGGATTCTTTCCGCGTAGATTCCTCAGTCTGAACGGCAGAAGACGGGGTTCCTTTTTCCGCGTTCTCCCCTTCTGCATTACTGTTCTTTCCCCTGCATCCCTGCATGAACAAGCCTGATCCAATCATGATAAGCGCCATAAACAGCAGGCTTGAAAAAAATTTGTTCCGCATGATGTGATGTCCTTATTTTGATATGAAAGTAGTTCTTTATGCTTAATACCATTATTTTTAAAGTAGTTAAGCTATAAAATTATGAAAGAATTCTTTTAATTTCCTCAACCGAGGGAACTATTCCCACCACTTTTATTTCATCATTAATTGCCAGCGCCGGAGTCATTATCACTCCGAAATTCAGAATATCATTAATATCATCCACTTTGACCAACTCATACTCGATTCCCAACTCATTTGCCGCAGCTTCCGCGTTTTCTGTGAGCTTTTTACATTTCGGGCAGCCCGTGCCGAGAATCTGAATTTTTTTCAAGGTTTGTTCCTTTCTCTTCTTCCCATATTGTCTGAACCATGATTCGCATGATTACAGGATTAACTTGATTTTTTTCATTGATCGCCGGGCCGGAATAGAGAAACGCTGTCGCAGGCCCGAGCCCGGCGCCCTGTTTGTAAATTCCCGCGAACAGAGGAAGCACGGTGCAGGAACAAACCGCAAGAACACTGCCTGAAATCGATGCCACTCCATAAGCGAGCACCCTGTTTGCTTTGGACTCCAGATATTTCATCACCGCAGCCTGACTGATGAAAACACTTATCGCCCCGGCAATGAAAAATGCAGGCACGAGGCACATGATAACATGCTCCCGGGCGTACCATTTGACTAAAGCGAGTGACTCTGTAATGGAATGGTCAAACCGTACATTCCCAACCGGCACATAACAAATACCGAGAAACACCGCCAGAATTATAAGGAGCGATTCCCACTCCGATTTTAGTTTCATGCGTATATTTTCCTTCAAGATTTCTTCAATGTAATCTTGTAATTATTTGGTATTTTTGCCAAACAGCAGGTATAAAATATTGTCAAACTTCTTTTCGTGTTTTCATAACCAGCTCGCAGCAGTCAAAGAAATTCATCACACAGGGTGTTTTCAGGCGGTAAAAAACCTGCAAGCCCCTCTTTTCATCCTGCACAATCCCAAGATTCTTGAGAATCGACAGGTGCTTGGAAACGGTGGACATGTCCGCGCCGATCATTGCGGTAAGCTCGCAGACACATTTCTCACCCCGGGAAAGCTCATCCACAATGAACAGCCGGGTTGGGTGCGCGAGCGCTTTGATAATCCTCGCGCGGGTTTCATAGCGGGCCTGGATTTTGGGGTCCATGCGTGTTCCTTTCACTTGGTTATTTGGCAATATAGCCAAATTAAAAAGCGCAAGTCAATCTCTTTTTTAGCTTCTGTGATAAAAAAATGGTTCATGTTATACGCAGAGATTCAAAGAAGTCCGATGGTATTTTTTATCCTATAGCCACTCCTCCTGTTTCTTCGGTTCTTATGCGGACACACTCATGAAGATCGAGAATGAATATTTTGCCGTCGCCAATAGTTCCTGTGCGCGCTCCACGGATTATGGCATCTATAGTGGGCTGGACGAAATTTTCGTTCACTGCGATCTCAAGCTTGATTTTCTTTAGGAGATTACCGATCTCCTTAGTGCCTCTATAAACCTCGGTCAAACCCTTCTGACGGCCACAGCCGAGCACGCTGGAAACTGTCATGAGGTGGACCTCCACCGCTTCCAGCTCACGTTTTACATTTTCCAGTTTATGTGGCTGAATAACTGCTATAATGTACTTCATTGTATAAACTCCTCCTGTCAAATCAATCTAGGATAGTGTAGGCCTGCTCTTTATGCTGGGTGAGATCGAGACCGATTATTTCATCATTCAGCGATACACGTAAGCCGACCAGCTTGTCTACAATCTTATAAATGATAAACGTCAGTACGACTGCATAGGTAATACAGGATACCGCACATAGCGTCTGAATGAAGAATAGCTTGGCATTGCCGAAAAAGAGACCGTTCGCCCCCGCCCCGTTGATGGCCACCTGGGCGAAAAGGCCAGTCGCCAGAATCCCTGTGAGACCGCCGATACCGTGAACACCGAAGACATCGAGAGAATCATCGTACCCGGCGGCAGGTTTGATCTTCATGACGAATAGGTAACAGAAAATGCCCGCCATCATGCCGATGATGATGGCGGACATCGGCGAAACAAACCCGCAGGCAGGGGTGATAGTGGCAAGTCCGGCCACCGCGCCGGTCATCGCTCCAAGCACAGTGGGAGTACTGTTCATTATCCAGTCGATGAGCACCCAGGTGAGCCCTGCAGCCACGGCAGCGGTGTTAGTGGTAACGAAGGCATTAGCGGCAAGTCCGTTTGCGGCAAGGGCGCTGCCTGCGTTGAATCCGAACCAGCCAAACCACAAAAGACCACCGCCGAGCACTGTCAGGGGCAGATTGTGCGGGGAGAGCGCCACACGTTCATAACCGTTCCGTTTCCCAATCAAAATGGCCATCACGAGAGCCGAGAAACCTGAGCTTATATGGACCACCGCGCCGCCGGCAAAATCGAGTCCGCCCAGGTTCCGCAGCCAGCCGTCAACACTCCATACCCAGTGAGCGATGGGGTCATAGACGAGAGTCGCCCAGAGCAAAACGAAGATCACCATGCCGGAGAATTTAATTCGTTCGGCGAAGGCGCCGATTATGAGAGCCGAGGTGATAATTGCAAACATCGCCTGGAAAATCATGAAGGCTAGTTGCGGTATGGTACCGGAATAGCCGGGGTTCGGATTTGTCCCGACCGAGCGGAGCCCCGCCCAGTCTAGCGTACCTATGAGTCCGCCACCGGCGTCCGGGCCAAATGCAAGAGAGTAACCGTAGAGCTCCCACTGGAGCCCGATGACGCACATGATGATAAAGCACTGCATAAGGGTGGAAAGAATATTCTTTCGCCGTACCATTCCTCCATAGAAGAATGCCAGACCGGGAGTCATCAGGAGCACCATGGCCGCCGCGATAAGGACGAATGCAGTATCACCAGAGTTTATCATAAGAGTTCCACAATCCTTTCTGTTCAAATCCCTTGCTGTTTCAAATTGATAAGCATTATCTGCTTCAGGGGATGCAATTATTATGCCGAATGAGCGCCCGCGGTCAACATATGGACATAACTAATTGATTGTGATGATATTATCAATATGGGGAATGATATGGAAGACTAAAAAACACATGAAAATAGAACTCTATTCGGTAATTTTCTGAACAGGTCCGGTTACTGTGCACAGTAATCTAATATCATCATAAATCTTGATTTAACTGAGGGTGGCGCGATGGATGATAAAGAGAAGTCGAGACCGGTTGATAGGGGGACAGTAAAATATGTTAAAGGGGTCCATTTGCGTTCCTTTCACTTGGCTGTTTGGCATAATAGCCAAGTGAAAGGGCACGTGTCAATAGCTATTTAAGGGGGTAATTCAGTATCCCCGCTTGTCCGCAATCGCACGCACATCCTTGTTGAAGGCGTTCCCGCCGATAAGATGGCCGCCCATGTTCAACACGGGAGTCATGTCCGCCTCGATCATGTGGGCGATGAACTGGGCGTTCAGCATCCAGAGAGTGAGCGCATAGAGCACCCCCGTAGTCGGGCAGATTTTCTTGTCGAAGCCGGGCACAGTGAGCACACCATCGCGCTCCGGGGAAAAAGTATCGATATGGTGGTCGGCGTACTTCGGCAGGTCGTCGCCAGCGCTCCCCTCGGTTTTGCCGGGGCCGATGTAGATTATTTTCATCCCGGCGCTTTTGAACGCATGGGCCGCCTCGATGTTCTCTTTAGTGTCCGACAGCTCGCTCCCGATAATCACAAAATCCCCGGATTTGACTTTTCCACTGAGGTCACGCGGGACGATATTTCGGGTCATGGCGAGTCCGGAGGCGCGATATGTGTTTTCATCCGCCATTTCACAGCCGAACGAAAAACAAAAGTATTTTGCGCCCTGGGCGGCATATCCGGCCATAGCTTTCGCCACAGCATCGATACTATCGAAAGAGTTGCGGATTTTCAGACCGCGCTGTTTGACGATACGGAGATACTCGGCTGATTTGTCGCCTTTCCCCATGGGGCCCTTCCCTTTGTCACGCATGGCGATCTCGGCCGAGAGCATCCAGTAGAAATTGCCCACTCCCTGCACTGAGAGCGGGCAGCCCCGTACCGCAGGGATCTCCGGATAATTCAATACTCCGTTACAGAATGGCACTCCCGCAGTCAGCACGAGGTCGGAGCAGTCTTCGGTCAATAGGTTGTCGGTCGCTCCCAGGGTGGTGAGAACCCCTTTCGGGGTGGTCTTGTTCGGAAGATAAGGCACCCGCGCTCCCAGGGTGAAAGCGCCGCGGTCATGGGCTTTTTTCACTCGCAGCTTGGGGCCGTCGAAGAACAGGAAATCGCCCTTCCCTATCGGATCATACTCTTCATCCTTTGTGCTGTAGGTTCCGGTGGGAAGATAATCGGGGTTCCCGGGACGGCCGATGCGCAGCTCCTTGACCAGCATGTGGCCGAAATGGGCATGGCTGTAGAGCTTTCCGCCGTTCTTGAGAGATTCAGCCGCCTTGTCAGCCGCCTGGATGATGATAGGTAGTTCGGTTGCCGCCTCACGGTTCCAGATCTCCACCGCCCGCTCATAGTATTGAACTCCGTAGGGTTTAACCGTCTCTCGTTTTACTTCGGCTGCTTCCGCAGTATTCATGCTGAGACCGGATATACCCGCAGCCAGACCGGTCAATCTGGTCGCAGCAAATTCTCTTCGTTTCATGGTTACTCCTAAAAAAATACAAAGATAAATGATCGTCTGAACCACTGATTTATGTGATGCCTATGATAAAAGATGATGTAA
The genomic region above belongs to Candidatus Latescibacter sp. and contains:
- a CDS encoding P-II family nitrogen regulator, with protein sequence MKYIIAVIQPHKLENVKRELEAVEVHLMTVSSVLGCGRQKGLTEVYRGTKEIGNLLKKIKLEIAVNENFVQPTIDAIIRGARTGTIGDGKIFILDLHECVRIRTEETGGVAIG
- a CDS encoding metalloregulator ArsR/SmtB family transcription factor; protein product: MDPKIQARYETRARIIKALAHPTRLFIVDELSRGEKCVCELTAMIGADMSTVSKHLSILKNLGIVQDEKRGLQVFYRLKTPCVMNFFDCCELVMKTRKEV
- a CDS encoding thioredoxin family protein, with the translated sequence MKKIQILGTGCPKCKKLTENAEAAANELGIEYELVKVDDINDILNFGVIMTPALAINDEIKVVGIVPSVEEIKRILS
- a CDS encoding nitrophenyl compound nitroreductase subunit ArsF family protein; its protein translation is MRNKFFSSLLFMALIMIGSGLFMQGCRGKNSNAEGENAEKGTPSSAVQTEESTRKESPMPLSPKANVVVVYYFMTTQRCPNCRAIEAYTKEAIEKCFSDALKKMDMVWRMVNVDESGNAHFIKDFQLYTKSVVLVKIRDGKQVSWKNLDKVWALLGDQKTFMAYIIDEVKSFTVKG
- a CDS encoding ammonium transporter codes for the protein MINSGDTAFVLIAAAMVLLMTPGLAFFYGGMVRRKNILSTLMQCFIIMCVIGLQWELYGYSLAFGPDAGGGLIGTLDWAGLRSVGTNPNPGYSGTIPQLAFMIFQAMFAIITSALIIGAFAERIKFSGMVIFVLLWATLVYDPIAHWVWSVDGWLRNLGGLDFAGGAVVHISSGFSALVMAILIGKRNGYERVALSPHNLPLTVLGGGLLWFGWFGFNAGSALAANGLAANAFVTTNTAAVAAGLTWVLIDWIMNSTPTVLGAMTGAVAGLATITPACGFVSPMSAIIIGMMAGIFCYLFVMKIKPAAGYDDSLDVFGVHGIGGLTGILATGLFAQVAINGAGANGLFFGNAKLFFIQTLCAVSCITYAVVLTFIIYKIVDKLVGLRVSLNDEIIGLDLTQHKEQAYTILD